One window of the Niallia circulans genome contains the following:
- the pabA gene encoding aminodeoxychorismate/anthranilate synthase component II, with product MIYMIDNYDSFTYNLVQYLGSLGQELQVKRNDETSIEEIRGEKPMYLMVSPGPCTPNDAGISLEAIRTFAGEIPIFGVCLGHQAIGQVFGGEVVKAANLMHGKTSLIYHDNQTIFQGLPNPFPATRYHSLIVKKESLPKCLEISAWTKEGEVMGLRHKELPVEGVQFHPESIMTKAGMEILHNFIQFYQKGTK from the coding sequence TTGATTTATATGATTGATAATTATGATTCCTTCACCTATAATCTAGTTCAATACTTAGGTTCATTAGGGCAGGAACTGCAAGTGAAAAGAAATGATGAGACTTCTATCGAGGAGATCAGAGGGGAAAAGCCGATGTACTTAATGGTTTCTCCTGGACCATGTACGCCTAATGATGCAGGTATTAGTTTGGAAGCGATTCGTACCTTTGCTGGTGAAATACCGATTTTTGGTGTGTGTCTTGGTCATCAAGCAATTGGGCAGGTTTTTGGAGGAGAGGTTGTGAAAGCTGCCAATTTAATGCATGGAAAGACATCCCTTATTTATCATGATAATCAAACCATTTTTCAGGGTTTACCTAATCCCTTCCCAGCTACGCGCTATCATTCACTGATTGTTAAAAAGGAATCATTGCCAAAGTGTTTAGAGATCTCTGCTTGGACGAAAGAAGGAGAGGTTATGGGGCTTAGACATAAAGAGCTTCCTGTCGAAGGAGTTCAGTTTCATCCAGAATCTATCATGACTAAGGCGGGAATGGAAATCTTACATAATTTTATCCAATTTTATCAAAAAGGAACTAAGTAG
- the pabC gene encoding aminodeoxychorismate lyase: protein MYIYLNGQIIRQEEAVISVFDHGFMYGLGLFETLRIYDGHPFLLDDHLKRLNDGLSELNIEKSFEREDAVSVIKTLLSKNNIENAYIRWNVSAGIGMIGLQTETYTQPNTIVYIKPLPKVVDMVEKTGQIVTVPRNTPEGFFRLKSHHYLNNILAKREIGPEQTMEGIFLTKEGYLAEGITSNIFWVVDGELYTPSLQTGILNGITRQFIVKLAQDHGVAVKEGVFSLNILARAKEVFATNSIQEIIPIKRIDKYEYKGKEGPVVTMLYKEYRKHTSQLWSVKELEGIKEW, encoded by the coding sequence ATGTATATATATTTAAATGGACAAATAATTCGTCAGGAAGAAGCGGTTATCTCTGTTTTTGACCATGGATTTATGTATGGCTTAGGCTTATTTGAAACATTGCGTATTTATGATGGACATCCTTTCTTATTAGATGATCATCTTAAACGATTAAATGATGGGTTATCGGAGTTGAATATAGAAAAATCTTTTGAGCGAGAAGATGCAGTATCCGTTATAAAAACACTGCTCAGTAAAAATAACATAGAAAATGCCTATATTCGCTGGAATGTTTCAGCAGGAATTGGCATGATCGGACTGCAAACAGAGACGTATACACAACCAAATACGATTGTGTATATAAAACCTCTTCCAAAGGTAGTTGATATGGTTGAAAAAACAGGGCAAATAGTTACAGTTCCAAGGAATACACCAGAGGGATTCTTTCGCTTAAAATCCCATCATTATTTAAATAATATTCTTGCCAAGCGAGAGATTGGGCCAGAGCAGACTATGGAAGGAATCTTTTTGACGAAGGAAGGATATTTAGCAGAAGGTATTACCTCTAATATTTTCTGGGTTGTAGATGGAGAGCTCTATACTCCTAGCTTGCAGACAGGAATATTAAATGGCATCACAAGGCAATTTATTGTAAAACTTGCACAGGATCATGGGGTGGCTGTGAAAGAAGGCGTTTTTTCACTAAATATTCTTGCACGTGCCAAAGAGGTATTTGCAACCAATTCCATTCAGGAAATTATCCCGATTAAAAGAATCGATAAGTATGAATATAAGGGAAAAGAGGGTCCTGTTGTTACAATGCTATATAAAGAATATAGAAAACATACTAGTCAATTATGGTCCGTAAAAGAGTTGGAGGGAATAAAGGAATGGTAA
- the folP gene encoding dihydropteroate synthase, producing MVNKIVCGPYTLNYEQKTIIMGILNVNPDSFSDGGKYNKMDRAVKRAVQMVEDGADIIDIGGESTRPGYTEISVEEELERVIPIIERLANEVNVPLSIDTYKGEVARQSLQAGAHIINDIWGAKRDPNMAEVAAEFQAPIILMHNRDNLSYTSFLEDVVSDLRESIDMVKRAGVSTEKIILDPGIGFAKDLKGNLDMMRGLDKLVEMGYPVLLGTSRKSLIGNVLNLPVSERLEGTGATICYGIQKGCQLIRVHDVKEMTRMARMMDALMGKGEYSG from the coding sequence ATGGTAAATAAAATTGTTTGTGGCCCATATACGTTAAACTATGAACAAAAAACAATCATCATGGGAATTTTAAATGTGAATCCTGATTCTTTTTCTGATGGAGGAAAATATAACAAAATGGATAGAGCTGTTAAGCGTGCGGTCCAGATGGTGGAGGATGGAGCAGATATTATTGATATAGGCGGGGAATCCACCAGACCAGGTTATACAGAAATATCAGTTGAGGAAGAATTAGAACGAGTTATTCCGATTATTGAACGATTAGCTAACGAAGTGAATGTTCCTTTATCGATTGATACATATAAAGGAGAAGTGGCGAGACAATCTTTACAGGCGGGTGCTCATATTATCAATGATATATGGGGAGCAAAAAGAGACCCTAATATGGCTGAGGTTGCAGCCGAGTTTCAAGCTCCTATTATTTTGATGCATAATAGAGATAATCTAAGTTATACTTCTTTTTTGGAAGATGTAGTGTCTGATTTGCGGGAAAGTATTGATATGGTAAAAAGAGCAGGAGTTTCTACCGAGAAAATCATTCTTGATCCAGGTATTGGATTTGCGAAAGATTTAAAGGGGAATTTGGACATGATGCGAGGATTAGATAAGCTTGTTGAAATGGGCTATCCTGTCTTGTTGGGAACCTCGAGGAAATCATTGATTGGCAATGTATTAAATTTACCTGTTAGCGAACGATTAGAAGGAACAGGTGCAACAATATGCTATGGCATTCAAAAAGGATGTCAGTTAATTCGTGTTCATGATGTGAAAGAAATGACAAGAATGGCACGTATGATGGATGCTTTAATGGGAAAGGGCGAATACAGTGGATAA
- the folB gene encoding dihydroneopterin aldolase yields MDKIILNQMEFYGYHGVFKEETKLGQRFIVDLQVDVDLAKAGATDDLQYSVNYGQLFLDVKEIVEGEPYKLIEAVAENIAKKLLESYSLIEGLTVRIIKPDPPIPGHYKSVAVEITRKRKE; encoded by the coding sequence GTGGATAAAATAATATTAAACCAAATGGAATTCTATGGTTACCATGGTGTGTTTAAAGAAGAGACTAAGTTAGGTCAGCGTTTTATAGTGGATTTACAAGTAGATGTAGATTTAGCGAAAGCGGGAGCAACAGATGACTTACAGTATTCGGTTAATTATGGCCAGCTATTCTTAGATGTAAAGGAGATTGTGGAGGGGGAGCCATATAAATTGATTGAAGCAGTAGCAGAGAATATTGCAAAGAAACTATTGGAATCTTACTCTCTTATTGAAGGTTTAACTGTTCGGATCATTAAGCCAGATCCCCCGATTCCGGGCCATTATAAATCAGTTGCGGTAGAAATCACAAGGAAGAGAAAAGAATGA
- the folK gene encoding 2-amino-4-hydroxy-6-hydroxymethyldihydropteridine diphosphokinase — MNKVYLSLGSNIGDRLEYIREAVQMLHNQEEIKVVNISSVYETDPVGYEEQALFLNIVIQVETSLNPLSLLEQCQKIESELGRKRIIRWGPRTIDLDILLYNQENIVSEKLIIPHPRIEERAFVLVPLIEIAPDIKLPNKPILLKESLQLLRDREGVRVWKQQKNGEDVFALFES, encoded by the coding sequence ATGAATAAAGTTTATTTATCTTTAGGATCCAATATAGGAGATCGGTTAGAATATATACGTGAAGCTGTACAAATGCTACATAATCAGGAAGAGATAAAGGTGGTAAATATTTCATCTGTTTATGAGACGGATCCAGTAGGATATGAGGAGCAAGCACTATTTTTGAATATTGTCATACAGGTTGAAACTTCCTTAAATCCATTGTCTTTATTAGAACAATGCCAAAAGATTGAAAGTGAACTTGGAAGAAAAAGGATAATCAGATGGGGACCAAGAACAATAGACCTTGACATTTTATTGTATAATCAAGAAAATATAGTATCAGAGAAGCTAATTATTCCACATCCAAGAATAGAAGAAAGAGCATTTGTTTTAGTGCCGTTAATAGAAATTGCTCCAGACATAAAGTTACCAAATAAACCAATACTTTTAAAAGAAAGTTTGCAACTTTTGCGAGATAGAGAAGGAGTAAGGGTATGGAAACAACAGAAAAATGGGGAAGACGTATTCGCGCTTTTCGAAAGCTAA
- a CDS encoding helix-turn-helix domain-containing protein, with the protein METTEKWGRRIRAFRKLKGYTQEGLAKELLVSVSILGEIERGNRMPSEEMIDSIVGVLKITREELDPHQNK; encoded by the coding sequence ATGGAAACAACAGAAAAATGGGGAAGACGTATTCGCGCTTTTCGAAAGCTAAAAGGATATACACAGGAAGGTTTAGCAAAAGAGTTACTTGTTTCTGTTTCTATTTTAGGGGAGATTGAGCGAGGGAATCGGATGCCTTCAGAAGAAATGATCGATTCTATTGTAGGTGTGCTAAAGATAACGAGAGAAGAGTTAGATCCACATCAAAATAAATGA
- the dusB gene encoding tRNA dihydrouridine synthase DusB — protein sequence MFKIGNVEISNRVVLAPMAGISNSAFRLTVKEFGAGLVCAEMISDKGIVLKNKKTMNMLYIDERENPMSLQIFGGEKETLVEAAQFVDQNTNADIIDINMGCPVPKITKCDAGAKWLLDPDKIYDMVSAVVDNVRKPVTVKMRMGWDEDHIYAVRNAQAVERAGGAAVALHGRTRVQLYEGTANWDIIREVKQAINIPLMGNGDVNTPQDAKRMLDETGCDGVMIGRAALGNPWMIYSTVKYLETGELVSDPSVREKMDVCILHLDRLIHLKGEYVAVREMRKHAAWYLKGIKGNAKTRSAINECETREQLVTILNALVLEVEAREQSGIEVG from the coding sequence TTGTTTAAAATAGGAAATGTTGAAATTAGTAACCGTGTTGTACTTGCGCCAATGGCTGGTATTTCAAATTCTGCTTTTCGTCTAACAGTGAAGGAATTTGGAGCGGGTCTAGTTTGTGCGGAAATGATTAGTGATAAAGGGATTGTTTTGAAAAACAAGAAAACAATGAACATGCTCTATATTGATGAGCGTGAAAATCCAATGAGTTTACAGATTTTCGGCGGAGAAAAGGAAACGTTAGTAGAAGCGGCGCAATTTGTTGATCAGAATACCAATGCAGATATTATCGATATTAACATGGGATGTCCGGTACCTAAAATTACAAAATGTGATGCAGGAGCTAAGTGGTTGTTAGACCCGGATAAAATTTATGATATGGTCTCTGCTGTTGTAGACAATGTTCGTAAACCTGTAACGGTTAAAATGCGTATGGGCTGGGATGAAGACCATATATATGCAGTAAGAAATGCTCAAGCGGTTGAACGCGCAGGTGGAGCGGCAGTTGCCCTGCATGGCCGAACTCGTGTTCAGCTATATGAGGGAACTGCAAACTGGGATATTATTCGTGAAGTAAAACAAGCGATCAATATTCCTTTAATGGGGAATGGAGATGTAAATACACCCCAAGATGCGAAAAGAATGTTAGATGAAACTGGGTGTGATGGTGTTATGATTGGCAGAGCGGCGCTTGGAAATCCGTGGATGATTTATAGTACGGTTAAGTATTTAGAAACGGGTGAGTTAGTTAGTGACCCATCGGTTCGAGAAAAGATGGATGTATGCATATTGCACTTAGATCGGTTAATCCATTTAAAAGGGGAGTATGTAGCCGTTAGAGAAATGCGAAAACATGCTGCTTGGTATTTGAAAGGCATTAAAGGAAATGCAAAAACAAGAAGTGCTATTAATGAATGTGAGACTAGGGAACAATTAGTAACGATCTTGAATGCGTTGGTCTTGGAAGTAGAAGCAAGAGAACAATCTGGGATCGAAGTAGGTTAA
- the lysS gene encoding lysine--tRNA ligase: protein MSHEELNLNDQLLVRRNKMNELREQGIDPFGKRFDRTHLSEALKKQYESLEKEELEEKNISVSIAGRVMTKRGKGKAGFAHIQDLEGQIQLYVRKDNVGEEQYAIFNSVDLGDIVGVEGVLFKTNVGELSVKVQDFTLLTKALRPLPDKFHGLKDIEQRYRQRYLDLISSEESKNTFILRSKIIQSMRRYLDSNGYLEVETPMMHSIAGGASARPFITHHNALDMPLYMRIAIELHLKRLIVGGLEKVYEIGRVFRNEGVSTRHNPEFTMIELYEAYADYRDIMSLTENLVAHIAQEIHGSTTVTYGDYQVDLKPEWTRLHMVDAIKEYTGVDFWPKMTVEEARRLAKENDIEINDNMTYGHIVNEFFEQRVEEKLIQPTFIYGHPLEISPLAKKNEEDPRFTDRFELFIVGREHANAFTELNDPIDQRERFEAQLKEREQGNDEAHLMDEDFVEALEYGMPPTGGLGIGIDRLVMLLTNSPSIRDVLLFPLMRHR, encoded by the coding sequence ATGAGTCATGAAGAATTAAACTTAAATGACCAATTACTAGTTAGACGTAACAAAATGAATGAGTTGCGTGAACAAGGAATAGATCCGTTTGGTAAACGTTTTGATAGAACTCATTTATCTGAAGCTTTAAAAAAACAATATGAATCCCTAGAGAAAGAAGAACTAGAGGAAAAGAATATCTCTGTTTCTATTGCTGGAAGAGTAATGACAAAAAGAGGAAAAGGGAAAGCTGGATTTGCTCATATTCAAGATCTTGAAGGACAAATTCAACTGTATGTCCGTAAAGATAATGTAGGGGAAGAGCAATATGCAATTTTTAACTCTGTCGATTTAGGAGATATTGTTGGTGTTGAGGGTGTTTTATTTAAAACAAACGTAGGGGAGCTTTCGGTTAAAGTTCAAGATTTTACTTTACTTACAAAGGCTCTTCGTCCTTTACCTGATAAATTCCATGGTTTGAAAGATATTGAGCAACGTTATCGCCAACGTTACTTAGACTTAATTTCAAGTGAAGAAAGTAAGAATACCTTTATTCTGCGCAGTAAGATCATTCAATCTATGCGCCGTTATTTAGATAGCAATGGCTATTTAGAAGTAGAAACGCCAATGATGCATTCTATTGCAGGGGGAGCTTCTGCACGCCCGTTTATTACACATCATAACGCGTTAGACATGCCTTTATATATGCGTATCGCTATTGAGCTTCATTTAAAAAGATTGATAGTTGGTGGATTAGAAAAAGTATACGAAATTGGCCGCGTATTCCGTAATGAAGGAGTATCAACAAGGCATAATCCAGAATTTACGATGATCGAACTTTACGAAGCTTATGCTGATTATCGTGATATTATGAGTCTTACAGAAAACTTAGTTGCTCATATTGCACAAGAAATCCATGGTTCTACAACTGTGACATATGGAGACTACCAAGTTGATTTAAAACCAGAATGGACAAGACTTCATATGGTAGATGCAATTAAGGAATACACAGGAGTAGACTTCTGGCCAAAAATGACTGTAGAAGAGGCTAGAAGATTAGCGAAAGAAAATGATATTGAAATTAATGATAATATGACGTATGGCCATATTGTTAATGAGTTTTTTGAGCAAAGAGTAGAAGAAAAATTAATTCAACCTACTTTCATTTATGGTCATCCTTTAGAGATTTCGCCATTAGCGAAGAAAAATGAGGAAGATCCTCGTTTTACAGATCGTTTTGAACTATTCATAGTAGGAAGAGAGCACGCAAATGCCTTCACTGAATTAAATGATCCTATCGATCAACGTGAAAGATTTGAAGCACAATTAAAAGAGCGTGAACAAGGAAATGATGAAGCACACTTAATGGATGAGGATTTTGTAGAAGCATTAGAATATGGTATGCCTCCAACAGGTGGATTAGGTATTGGTATTGACCGACTAGTAATGCTGTTAACAAATTCTCCTTCCATTAGAGATGTATTATTATTCCCGTTAATGAGACATCGCTAA